Proteins encoded within one genomic window of Humulus lupulus chromosome 1, drHumLupu1.1, whole genome shotgun sequence:
- the LOC133811091 gene encoding upstream activation factor subunit spp27-like, whose amino-acid sequence MVSESELIERLQEFLRNSDLNTTTTAIVRRKLQEDFGVDLSDKKAFIREQVDSFLQSELEKAQRQEEVEVGHLDDDRSAEIKSEEGDGSDSMTEEPEDDEDEPVEQSRSTKVKRGSKKLPNDKKKRGGGFSKICGLSPQLQKFMGVSEMARTEVVKQMWTYIRDKNLQDPNDRRNIICDEPLRDLFGVDSINMFQMNKALSKHIWSLDSDNNVKPNQSEETEKKRKQEREESDEPKPKEKKQKGGNSGFLAPLQLSDALVNFLGTGESALSRSEVIKRMWNYIKQNNLQDPSDKRRIISDQKLKELFDVDSFIGFTVSKLLAAHLSKTD is encoded by the exons ATGGTTTCGGAATCGGAGCTGATCGAGCGGCTCCAAGAGTTTCTCCGAAACTCCGACCTCAACACGACGACGACTGCTATCGTGCGCCGGAAGCTACAGGAGGATTTCGGAGTTGACTTATCTGATAAGAAGGCTTTCATTAGAGAACAGGTCGACTCGTTCCTTCAAAGTGAGCTCGAGAAGGCGCAACGACAAGAGGAAGTGGAAGTCGGACACCTGGACGATGATCGTTCGGCTGAGATCAAGTCGGAAGAAGGCGACGGTTCTGATTCGATGACGGAGGAGCCGGAGGACGATGAGGATGAACCGGTTGAACAATCCAGAAGTACGAAGGTTAAAAGAGG GTCAAAGAAGCTTCCTAATGATAAAAAGAAAAGAGGGGGTGGTTTTAGCAAAATATGTGGCCTCTCTCCACAACTTCAGAAATTTATGGGTGTGTCCGAAATGGCCAGGACTGAG GTTGTCAAGCAAATGTGGACGTATATTAGAGACAAAAATTTGCAAGATCCAAATGATAGGAGAAATATAATTTGTGATGAACCCCTGCGTGATCTTTTTGGAGTCGACTCCATCAACATGTTCCAAATGAACAAGGCTTTGTCAAAGCATATATGGTCTTTGGATTCAGATAATAATG TGAAGCCAAACCAATCAGAAGAGACGGAAAAGAAACGAAAGCAAGAGAGAGAAG AGTCGGATGAGCCAAAACCCAAGGAAAAAAAACAGAAGGGGGGAAACTCAGGTTTTCTTGCTCCACTTCAACTTTCAGATGCTCTAGTAAATTTTCTTGGTACTGGAGAAAGTGCTTTATCTCGATCGGAAGTAATAAAGAGAATGTGGAATTACATAAAACAAAACAATCTTCAG GATCCATCTGACAAGAGGAGAATTATAAGTGATCAGAAGCTGAAAGAACTCTTTGATGTTGACTCCTTCATCGGCTTTACTGTTTCGAAACTCCTAGCTGCTCATTTATCGAAGACTGACTAG